In Kordiimonas sp. SCSIO 12610, the following are encoded in one genomic region:
- a CDS encoding phosphatidylserine decarboxylase, which translates to MKSSDAVQLKVHNEGHLFIAIFFVASIALYWLYSPLGVVGLLATLWCIYFFRDPDRVVPDDENILVSPADGTVCAIVEADPPAELEMGEGKRTRISIFLSVFNVHVNRMPAAGKVTNVAYVPGKYLDAASNEASEENERQLIRMTTEDGSDIAFAQVAGLIARRILCDLEVGSEMARGDRFGLIRFGSRTDIYLDTDQVPAVKIGQTMIGGETIIARKK; encoded by the coding sequence ATGAAATCGAGTGATGCGGTCCAGCTTAAGGTTCATAATGAAGGGCATTTGTTTATTGCTATCTTTTTCGTAGCATCGATAGCATTATATTGGCTCTATAGTCCTCTTGGTGTTGTGGGGCTTTTGGCCACTCTATGGTGTATTTATTTTTTCCGCGATCCTGACCGTGTTGTACCTGATGATGAAAATATCCTCGTCAGCCCTGCTGACGGTACTGTGTGCGCAATTGTGGAAGCTGACCCGCCTGCTGAATTAGAAATGGGCGAAGGTAAAAGAACCCGCATCTCTATCTTCCTCTCAGTATTTAATGTTCATGTCAATCGTATGCCCGCTGCTGGTAAAGTAACAAATGTTGCTTACGTACCTGGAAAATACCTTGATGCAGCGTCCAATGAAGCCAGTGAGGAAAATGAACGTCAACTCATCCGTATGACGACAGAAGATGGATCTGACATTGCGTTTGCTCAGGTCGCTGGATTGATTGCTCGTCGTATTCTTTGTGACCTTGAAGTAGGAAGCGAAATGGCACGCGGTGATCGATTTGGCCTTATTCGCTTTGGTAGCCGCACGGATATCTATCTGGATACAGATCAGGTACCTGCCGTGAAAATTGGTCAAACAATGATTGGCGGTGAGACCATTATTGCACGGAAGAAATAA
- a CDS encoding phosphatidylcholine/phosphatidylserine synthase — translation MTKTNKPLLFQAISIRTILPSVVTLLAFISGLSSIKFALAGKWEFAVAAILFAGIFDGLDGHVARLLNSTSRFGAELDSLSDVVAFGVAPAIVLYLWSLESIDRVGWAASILYASAMALRLARFNARLDADNDPRKRFGFLTGIPAPVGAALALAPMMVDFSLADVSIKAHAYYIAPYVIVIALLLVSTLPTVSLKAIRIKKEYFVLVMLVIAAIITGLFVHTWLVMLIIGVVYLVSLPICFVAYQKRLKQKGRP, via the coding sequence ATGACCAAAACAAATAAACCACTTTTATTTCAGGCGATATCAATTCGTACGATCTTGCCTAGTGTTGTAACTTTGTTGGCGTTTATTTCGGGGCTAAGTTCTATTAAATTTGCTCTGGCAGGTAAGTGGGAGTTCGCAGTCGCAGCCATCTTGTTTGCTGGTATATTTGATGGGTTGGATGGTCATGTTGCCCGGCTATTAAATAGCACTAGCCGGTTTGGTGCGGAACTGGATTCGTTATCAGATGTTGTTGCCTTTGGTGTTGCCCCTGCAATCGTTTTATATTTGTGGTCACTTGAAAGCATTGACCGTGTAGGGTGGGCGGCATCCATTTTATATGCGAGTGCTATGGCTCTGAGGCTCGCACGTTTTAATGCGCGATTGGATGCCGATAATGACCCAAGGAAAAGGTTTGGGTTTTTAACAGGGATTCCTGCACCTGTTGGGGCTGCACTGGCACTTGCCCCGATGATGGTTGATTTCAGTCTGGCTGATGTTTCCATTAAAGCGCATGCATATTATATTGCGCCATATGTCATTGTGATTGCGTTATTGCTGGTCTCAACGCTACCAACCGTCTCTTTGAAGGCAATTCGAATTAAAAAAGAGTATTTTGTGTTGGTAATGCTTGTCATCGCTGCAATCATTACGGGACTATTTGTGCACACATGGTTAGTGATGTTGATTATTGGTGTCGTTTATCTTGTGTCTTTGCCAATTTGTTTTGTTGCGTACCAGAAACGCCTGAAGCAAAAAGGGCGACCATGA